TTGGTGATGTAATGCAAGAGTCAATACAAGCGGCATTGACAGTGGTGCGTTCCCGTGGACAAGCCTTAGGCATCGCACCTGATCATCATGAAAAAGTTGATATCCACATCCATGTCCCCGAAGGCGCAACTCCGAAAGATGGTCCGAGTGCAGGTATTGCGATGTGCACGGCGTTGGTTTCTGTGCAAACAGGAATTCCTGTAAAGGCTGATGTTGCCATGACTGGTGAGATTACCCTGCGTGGGGAGGTGCTACGTATCGGTGGGCTTAAAGAAAAGCTACTTGCTGCTCATCGTGGTGGTATTAAAACGGTTATCATCCCCGCCGATAATGAGCGGGATTTAAAAGAGATTCCCGCAAACATTAAAGAGGATTTAACCATCAGGCCGGTTAAATGGATAGATGAGGTTCTCGATATTGCCCTTCAGCACAGCCCTAAACCGCTCAGTGATGAAGAGTATCGTGCTCTGGAAAAAGCTGCTCAAAAGGCTGATGAAACGGACAACCGACTTAGCACACATTAGTGTTGACGGGGCTTTGACGGGTTTCTTGGTTTAACTGTTTGTTTTGTGATCAGAGTGGTAGGGGTTTTGTGTAAAGCTGTAAGCTTTCCTTGACCCCCTGATGCTCTGTTGGTATAAATCGCAATTCATTTGCTGCACAGATCATGCGAATTAAATGCATCATTGAATTTGTACTGTGTTTTTAGAAACAAATAATCAAAAGGGGTTAAGTGTGAACAAAACTGAGCTGATTGAAGCCATCGCCGCATCTGCGGATATTCCTAAAGCGGCTGCCGGACGTGCATTGGACGCAGTGGTTGAGAGTATTACCGGTGCCCTCAAAAATGGCGATTCTGTTGTTTTGGTAGGCTTTGGCACCTTTGCGGTTAAAGAGCGTGCTGCCCGTACTGGTCGCAATCCTCAGACCGGTGCTGAGATCAAGATTGCAGCCGCCAAAGTTCCTGGATTCAAGCCAGGTAAAGCTTTGAAAGACGCTGTTAACTAAGTTAGCGTTTATTCAGAAAATACTCTGAATACCAAAGCA
The nucleotide sequence above comes from Cellvibrio sp. PSBB023. Encoded proteins:
- a CDS encoding HU family DNA-binding protein, with protein sequence MNKTELIEAIAASADIPKAAAGRALDAVVESITGALKNGDSVVLVGFGTFAVKERAARTGRNPQTGAEIKIAAAKVPGFKPGKALKDAVN